From the Tenacibaculum dicentrarchi genome, the window AAGAAGGGGCTAATAAAGTTGAAAATATTCAAGAATTATTAAACGGAATTAAAGATTTTATTACTGATAAAATTGAAATGGGTGACGATGCTTCTTTACCCATATTTTTAGAAGATGTAGCTTTAGCTACTGATTTTGATAGTGAAAGTGATGATACACCAATGGTGTCATTAATGACAATTCATTTATCAAAAGGTTTAGAATATCCGTATGTGTATATTGTTGGTTTAGAAGAAGGTTTATTTCCTTCGGGAATGAGTATAAATACTCGTAGCGAATTAGAAGAAGAACGTCGTTTGTTTTATGTAGCTTTAACAAGAGCTGAAAAAGTCGCTTATTTAACATATGCAAAAACTCGTTATAGATGGGGGAAATTAACTGATGGAGATCCTAGTCGTTTTTTAGAGGAAATAGCACCTGAATTTGTAGAATATTTATCGCCTAAAATTCCCACAGGTTTTGGTAATAGATTTATGGATTCTGATATTTTTGATGCCGATGATTTTTCTAGTAGAAAAGTTAGGTTTGAAAAACCGATGCAAAAACAACGAAAAGAGTTTGTTTCTAAGAAAAAAAAACCAAATCTGATTCCTTCAAAAAGTAAGTTGAAAATGAAGGTAGATACAAGTACTTCAATTATTAATTTATTTTCGGGAGAAATAAATATTGGTAATTTTGTAGAGCACAATCGTTTTGGAACAGGTGAAGTTATTGCTTTGGAAGGAAAAGGACCAAATAAGAAAGCTGAAATTAAATTTGGTACCGTAGGGAAAAAGAAATTATTATTACAGTTTGCAAAACTAAAGGTAATAGGGTAGCCAATTAATTGAGATTAATTACCTATTTTGCATACATAATTTAGAGTAAATATACAGAGAAATGACGTTTGATTTAGAATACAATTCAGAAAGAGATCACTTAATAATTCCAGAATATGGAAGACATATACAAAAATTAGTAAATCATTGCATCACTTTAGAAACTAAAGAAGAACGCAATGTAATGGCTAAAGCTATTGTCGATGTAATGGGGAATTTACAACCTCATTTACGTGATGTACCCGATTTTAAACACAAACTTTGGGATCAGTTACATATTATTGCCGATTTTAAATTAGATGCAGAATCGCCTTATGAAATTCCTTCGAAAGAAGAATTGACAGAAAAACCCGAAAAAATGGCATATCCTAAATCGGCTTCAAAATATCGTTATTATGGAAATAATATTCAAACGATGATTAACATGGCTTTAACTTGGGAAGAAGGTGAAAAAAGAGAGGCTTTAGTTTTTACGATTGCCAATCATATGAAAAAATGTTATTTAAATTGGAATAAAGATACGGTTGATGATGCTATTATCTTTAAACATTTATATAATTTATCTGAAAAAAATATTGATTTAAGGGATTCAAATGAAGTTTTATCAGAAAGTAAAAATTTGCTAAGAAAACGAAGTAGTCAAGGACAGTCTAATAAAGGCGCTTCTAAGACAAAATCAAATTACACGACGAATAATAAATATAGAAAAAAATAATATGGCATCATTTAAAATAGAAGGTGGTCACAAACTTAATGGAGTAATTACCCCGCAAGGAGCAAAAAATGAAGCGCTACAAATTATATGTGCCGTTTTACTGACTGCCGAAAAAGTAATTATCAATAATATTCCTGATATTATTGATGTTAATAAATTAATTTTCATCTTAGGTGAATTAGGTGTTAAAATTGAAAAAATAAGTTCAAATTCGTATAGTTTTCAAGCTGATAATATTAATTTAAGCTATTTAGAATCTGCTAAATTTAAAAAAGACGGAAGCTCATTAAGAGGTTCTATTATGATTGTTGGACCTTTATTAGCACGTTTTGGAAAAGGATATATTCCACGTCCGGGAGGTGATAAAATTGGTCGCCGTCGTTTAGACACTCATTTTGAAGGGTTTATTAATTTAGGTGCAAAATTCCGTTATAATAAAGAAGAGTATTTTTATGGAGTAGAAGCTGAAAATGGATTGGTTGGTGCTGATATGTTATTAGATGAAGCATCTGTAACAGGAACGGCTAATATTATAATGGCTGCTGTTTTAGCAAAAGGAATAACTAAAATATACAACGCTGCTTGCGAACCTTATATTCAGCAATTATCTAAGATGTTGAACTCAATGGGGGCGAAAATAACAGGCGTTGGTTCTAATTTATTAACGATTGAAGGGGTAAAATCTTTAGGTGGTTGCGAACACAGGGTATTACCTGATATGATTGAAATTGGTAGTTGGATTGGCGTTGCTGCAATGACACGTTCTGAATTGACTATTAAAGATGTTAGCTGGGAAAACTTAGGACAAATTCCTAATGTGTTTCGTAAATTAGGAATTCAATTAGATAAAAAAGGCGATGATATTTTTATCCCAGCACAAGATAGTTACGAAATTCAAAACTATATTGACGGTTCAATTTTAACAGTAGCCGATGCTCCTTGGCCAGGTTTTACACCAGATTTATTAAGTATTGTTTTGGTATTAGCTACTCAAGCAAAAGGAACGGTATTAATTCATCAAAAAATGTTTGAAAGTCGTTTGTTTTTTGTCGATAAATTAATTGATATGGGCGCAAAAGTAATTTTATGCGATCCGCACAGAGCAACCGTTATAGGACATAATTTTCAATCAAGTTTGAAAGCTACTAAAATGACATCGCCTGATATTCGTGCAGGAATTTCATTATTAATTGCCGCTTTATCAGCAAAAGGAACCAGTATTATTAATAATATTGAACAAATTGATAGAGGATATGAAAATATTGAAGCTCGATTAAAATCAATTGGTGCAAAAATTGAAAGAATAGAAGACTAATAAAAAAATAAACTAATAAAAATAAAAAAATCGTGTCAAGATGGCACGATTTTTTTATTGGCAATATTATTGATTAAAGTATGCTGAAGAAATTAAAGAAACTATTTACAATGAGTAAAGATCAATATACTAAAGAAGACGAATTAAAAGACGCTATCGACAATACTGAATTAGAAACCAACCAAGAAGAATCTCAAGAAGAGAAAGAGGTGGAGGCTAAAGAAGAAGATGAAATAGTACCAACTCCTGAAGAGTTATTAGCGGAAGAAAAAAATAAATATTTACGTTTATTTGCTGAATTTGAAAACTATAAAAAACGTACTTCTAAAGAACGTGTAGAGCTTTTTAAAACAGCAGGGCAACAAGTAATGACAGCTTTACTGCCAATTTTAGATGATTTCGAAAGAGCTTTAGCACATGCTGAAACTAACAAGAAAGAAGTTAAAAAATTAGACAAAGCAGCAAGCAAAGAAATTGCTAGTTTAAATAAAGGAATGTCATTAATTCAGCAAAAATTTGTAGCTACTTTAGAGCAAAAAGGATTAACAGCTGTAGAGGTAAAATCTGGTGATGATTTTGATGCTGATGTACATCAAGCAATTACACAAATACCTGCACCTTCTGACAAATTAAAAGGAAAAGTTATTGATTGTGTAGAAAAAGGATATAAGTTAGGTGATAAAATTATCCGTCATCCAAAAGTTGTAGTAGGACAGGCATAAATACTACGTCATAAGTAGCATTTCAAGGGAATTGCTTGGTGTAGGAGAAGCTATAAAAAGCTTCAAATTATTGAAAATGACAGAATAGACTAGAAATGGCAAAACAAGATTATTACGAAATATTAGGGGTTTCAAAATCAGCAACACAAGCTGAAATAAAAAAAGGATACCGTAAAATGGCTATAAAATATCATCCAGATAAAAATCCGGATGATAAAAGTGCCGAAGAGAAATTCAAGTCATGTGCAGAAGCATATGAAATTCTTAGTGATGATAATAAAAAAGCCCGTTATGACCAATATGGTCATGCAGCATTCGACGGACCACAAGGTGGCGGTGGTGGTTTTGGCGGCGGCGGAATGAATATGGATGACATATTCAGTCAGTTTGGTGATATTTTTGGCGGCGGAGGCGGTGGCTTTGGCGGTTTTGGCGGCGGAGGTCGTCAGCGACAAGCTAGAGTAAAAGGATCTAACATGCGTATTCGTGTAAAACTTACTTTAGAAGAAATTGCTACAGGAGTAGAAAAGAAAGTAAAAGTTCGAAGAAAAGTTCAAGCCGAAGGAGTTACTTATAAAACTTGTACAACATGTAATGGTAGCGGTCAACAAATGCGTGTTACCAATACTATTTTAGGTAGA encodes:
- the murA gene encoding UDP-N-acetylglucosamine 1-carboxyvinyltransferase encodes the protein MASFKIEGGHKLNGVITPQGAKNEALQIICAVLLTAEKVIINNIPDIIDVNKLIFILGELGVKIEKISSNSYSFQADNINLSYLESAKFKKDGSSLRGSIMIVGPLLARFGKGYIPRPGGDKIGRRRLDTHFEGFINLGAKFRYNKEEYFYGVEAENGLVGADMLLDEASVTGTANIIMAAVLAKGITKIYNAACEPYIQQLSKMLNSMGAKITGVGSNLLTIEGVKSLGGCEHRVLPDMIEIGSWIGVAAMTRSELTIKDVSWENLGQIPNVFRKLGIQLDKKGDDIFIPAQDSYEIQNYIDGSILTVADAPWPGFTPDLLSIVLVLATQAKGTVLIHQKMFESRLFFVDKLIDMGAKVILCDPHRATVIGHNFQSSLKATKMTSPDIRAGISLLIAALSAKGTSIINNIEQIDRGYENIEARLKSIGAKIERIED
- a CDS encoding DUF4290 domain-containing protein, encoding MTFDLEYNSERDHLIIPEYGRHIQKLVNHCITLETKEERNVMAKAIVDVMGNLQPHLRDVPDFKHKLWDQLHIIADFKLDAESPYEIPSKEELTEKPEKMAYPKSASKYRYYGNNIQTMINMALTWEEGEKREALVFTIANHMKKCYLNWNKDTVDDAIIFKHLYNLSEKNIDLRDSNEVLSESKNLLRKRSSQGQSNKGASKTKSNYTTNNKYRKK
- a CDS encoding nucleotide exchange factor GrpE; the protein is MSKDQYTKEDELKDAIDNTELETNQEESQEEKEVEAKEEDEIVPTPEELLAEEKNKYLRLFAEFENYKKRTSKERVELFKTAGQQVMTALLPILDDFERALAHAETNKKEVKKLDKAASKEIASLNKGMSLIQQKFVATLEQKGLTAVEVKSGDDFDADVHQAITQIPAPSDKLKGKVIDCVEKGYKLGDKIIRHPKVVVGQA